The sequence GCGTTTTTTGAGGTCTTCGAGGAATATATCGCAAAGATGGAGCGATTTTCTTTCGAGGAGATGGCATCTCATTTTCCACGTTGCTCCTGTGGTGGGAATACACGTATGGATGCTGTGGCATTTGGAGAGCCAGTTCAGGACCTAAATGAAGCAATGGTTGAGGCCAGGGCTTGTGATCTCATGCTGATTTTGGGTACATCCGGCGTAGTTTACCCGGCAGCCTCTCTCCCTTCAATGGCCAAATCAGCGGGGGCTTTACTGATTGAGATTAATCCCAGGGGAAGTGCCCTCACCGACCAATCTGATCTCTTTCTGGAAGGAAATACGGGGGAAATCCTTCCCCTGATCGTTCTTTCACTAAAAGAAATCATGGTAAAAGAGGGGGGCGCCTGAACTTACTGGAGGGCATGCAATTCCTGAAAATAGAGAAGGGGAATTTTTGAAAGAGAGATAGTATGGATATGGATACTTTAAATAGGGAAAATGGGAAACTCGCCGGACTTTCATTTGAGATAGGGCCCATACGTCCTCCCAGTGAAGGTGGTAGTTATTCCCTTCTGATAAGGGTTACCAGAAACTGCCCGTGGAACCAATGTGCCTTCTGCTACGGCAGACCGTATGATCACGAAAAATTCCAGATGCGATCTGTGGACGATGTTAAGACCGATATTGATACGGCAGGGCTTATCTGCGACGAAATAAAAAATGTATCCTGGGAGCTGGGCTATGCTGGCGATATAAGCGCCCCGGTGGGAACCACTCTCCTCAGAAGGATGCCCCAACTCGGCAACAGCCATAGTTTTATCAATGTCTTCAATTGGCTGCTTTCGGGGGCAAGAACGGCCTTTTTACAGGATGCTGATTCCCCTATCATTCCTACCCCCCGATTGGTTGAAATTATCAAATATTTAAGGGAAAGATTTCCTACTCTGGAACGGGTAACCTCCTATGCGAGGGCCAAGACCATATTTAAAAAGAAAGGGAAAGATCTAAAAGACCTGTCTCATGCAGGTCTTGCGAGATTACATATAGGACTGGAGACAGGGGATGATGAGTTGTTAGCGAAGGTGAAAAAAGGGGTAACAGCGGAGGAACATATCGTTGCCGGAAGGAAGGTCATGGAAGCTGGCATTGAGCTTTCAGAATATATCATGCCCGGTTTGGGGGGGAAGGCCATGTCCAGGCAACATGCCGAAAGTACGGCCAGGATACTGAACGCAATCAACCCTGATTTTATACGGTCGAGGCCATTCACCCCTTTACCCGGTACACCCCTGTTTGACGCATACATGAATAATAAACTGGAGCTTCTATCGCCTCATGAGTGCTTGGAAGAAATGAAAATACTGATCGCCGGACTGGATGTAACCAGCAGGATTTGCTTCGACCACTTCAGGAATCCCGCCTATTTGAATGCCACCGGACAGCTCACCCACCTATTAAAACAGGATTACGATGGATATAAACTTCCTGAAGAAAAAGGGGCTCTTCTTGAACTCATAGAAAAGGGGTTAAGGATCAGTGAAGAGAAATTTTTACAAACTGAGGATTATATTCATCTGGGAAGCCTTTAAACTTTTAAACATATTTGAGATAGATTAAATAAGGGAAAAGGATATTTTAAAGAAAAGGATTACATCAATAATCGGGAGAATATTTTCTGCCAAAGATCAGTCCCGTCTGGAAAGAGATATCCAGTCTATTATTGACGCGGGGGAGGAAAATGGGCTGATAGATCCCCACTCAGGCGAGATGATCCAGAGTATCCTTGAATTCAGGGATACCATCGTCAGAGAGGTCATGATCCCGAGGACAGAAATCGTTGCCATCAGGAGCAACGCAACGATTGAAGAGATTCTTGATCTGATCATTAAGTATGGTCATACGAGGATGCCCGTCTACAGTGGCAATGTGGACAATATTGTCGGCATCCTAAACGTGAAGGACCTCCTTAAATTCTGGTCAAAACCGGTAACAGAGGGCGATATCATCTCCTGCCTCAGAAATCCCTATTATATCCCGGAAACAAAGAACATTCATCTTCTCCTCCATGAGTTAAAACAAAAAAAGTACCACATGGCGATTGTGATTGACGAGTACGGGGGGACGTCGGGACTTGTCACCCTCGAAGATTTAATAGAGGAAATTGTCGGGGAGATTCACGATGAGCATGATCTAGAAGAAGGGGGCTTTGTGGAGCTTGCCGATGGTTATACCCTTGTTGACGGCAGAATGGAGATCGAAAAAATTGAAGATTATTTTGATGTCGAGTTTTTGGAGGGAAAGTTTGAGACCCTCGGGGGATTGATCCTTTCCATGATCAAAAAAATCCCGGTGGCAGGAGAAATGATTTATATAGATAATTTTGAAATGATTATAGAATCGGCCGATGAACGGAGTATTAAAAAGGTCAAGATCGGAAGAGTGAACAGTGAACAAGGTCAAGATCGGAAGAGTGAGCAGTGAGCGGTGAACGGGGAATCAATAAAAATGCATTCGTTTTAGCTGCTGCCTCCGGGATTCTCCTTTTCCTCTCTTTCCCCAAGTTTGGGATGGGGATATTTGCCTGGGTCGCCCTTGTTCCCCTTTTATATGCCCTGAAAGGGAAGCACCCCTCAGAGGGACTGGCTATCGGTTTTATTGCCGGTCTTGTGTCCTATATCGGCATCATCTACTGGGTCACGTTTGTTGTGGTGCACTATGGTTACCTGCCCTATTATGTGGGCATCTCCGCCATGGTGCTCTTGGCAGCCTACCTAAGTCTCTATATAGCCCTCTTTGCCGCTGGCGTCATTTATTTTAAAGAGAGGGGTATTCCCCCGATCCTGGTGGCGCCTCTTTTATGGACCTGCCTCGAATATGGCAAGTCTCATCTGCTTACCGGTTTTCCCTGGGAGAACCTGGCTTACTCGCAATACTTATGTGGTCCCATGATCCAGGTGGCTGACATAACCGGCATCTATGGGATTACCTTTCTCATCGTTTTGATTAATGTTGTTTTTTATGACTTGTTATCATATCGGCGGTCAGCGATCGGCAGTCAGGGGTCGGGAAAGCGCCTGCTCGTGGAAGTTACGGCAGGATGTGCCCTGGTCTTGATCTGCTATTTTTATGGCGTCTTGCGCATCGAAGAAATCAGGAAGGATCTACGGGAAGCAGAAGCAATGGAAGTTGCCCTTATTCAGGGAAATATTGATCAGAGTATCAAGTGGAATCCCCGGTACCAGGATGAGACTTTGAACGTCTACAAATTACTGTCCCTTCAGATGTCACCATCAGGATCAGGATTAATCGTCTGGCCGGAGACCGCCGTGCCCTTTTATTTTCAGGATATGGACGATTTACATAGAAAAGTGACGGATGTTGCAAAGGTACCCGCTGACTGGCTGCTGTTCGGAAGTCCCAGCTATCAGAGGGAGGAGGGTAAACTATCCTCTTTCAACAGTGCTTTTCTCCTTTCCCCTGAAGGAAAGATCCTCGGACGATATGATAAGGTTCATCTGGTACCCTTCGGCGAGTATGTACCCTTAAAGAAACTGTTTCCCTTTATCGGTAAATTGGTGGTGGGTGTAGGAGACTTTGGTGCAGGAAAGGGATTTTACCCCTTGTCAATGGACAGTCGTAAAGTGGGCGTCCTGATCTGTTACGAAGGGATATTCCCTGAGGCAAGCCGGACATATAAAAAAAGGGGAGCAGACCTGCTTGTGAATATAACCAATGATGCCTGGTTTGGCAGGACATCAGCCCCCTTTCAACATCTATCCATGACGGCATTCAGGGCAGTGGAAAACCGCCTCTATGTCGTCAGAGCCGCAAATACGGGAATCAGCGCCATTATTGATCCCACAGGAGAGTTTATCTCTCAAACAGGATTGTTTAAAAGATCAGCCCTGCGGGGAATGGTTAAATTTATTGACAAACAGACATTCTATACGATATACGGGGATGTTTTTGTTTACACTTGCCTGATATTTCTGTCAGTAATTTTTTTAACTTCATTGAAGAGGAGAAGACAATATGCTTGAATTAACTGAGGCCATTGCAGATTTAAAGAAGAGAATCGAACGTCTCGGAAACTGCCTTTGACATTACAGGCAAGGAATTGCAAATCAAAGAAATGGAAAAGTGTTCGTTAAAGGAAGACTTCTGGACTGATCCTGAAAAAGCCAGTGAAATACTGAAGGAAAAAAACAGGTTGACGACGATCGTCGCTAACTGGAAGAGACAGAAAAGCGCCCTGAATGACCTGGAGATGCTTTTCGAGATGGCCCGTGAAGAAAATGACGAAGAGACACTAAATGATATTGGCCGTGATCTGGATAAACTGAGGTTATTCGTGAGTGATGAAGAACTCAGGATGATGCTGGGCAGCGAACAGGACCACATGAATGCCATCATGACGATTCATGCTGGTGCCGGCGGTACAGAGGCCCAGGACTGGGCGGCGATGCTTTTACGCATGTACTTAAGATGGGCTGAGAAAAAGGGATTCTCTACCACTATCATTGATTATCAACCAGGAGAGGAAGCCGGCGTAAAGAGTGTCTCCTTGACCCTGGAGGGAACATACGCATACGGGTATGCCAGGGCAGAAATCGGTATCCATCGTCTTGTACGGGTATCTCCTTTTGATGCCGGTGCCAGGAGACATACCTCCTTCGCCTCTGTTTTTGTCTATCCGGAAGTGGATGATAAAATCGTCATCGAGATAGATGAGAATGACCTGCGCATTGATACCTATCGTTCTACGGGGGCGGGAGGTCAGCATGTGAACAAGACCGACTCTGCCGTCAGAATTACCCATTTACCCACAGGGATAGTAGTGCAATGCCAGAATGAACGGTCCCAGCATAAGAATAAGGCCATGGCAATGAAGTTCTTAAGGTCTCGGCTCTATGAGCTGAAGCTCCGGGAACAAAGCGAAAAGTTACACGAATTGAACAAGTCGAAAAAAGAGATCGCCTGGGGAAGCCAGATCCGTTCTTATGTTCTTCATCCCTACAGAAAGGTGAAGGATCACAGGACAAATTTAGAAGTGGGGAATGTAGGCAGGGTATTGGACGGCGATATAGATGACTTTATCGAAGCCTATCTGCTGCAATAAATAATTTTTCATCATAGGGGAAGATAAAAAATAGCCTCAAAACACAGAAAGGAGAGATCAGAACCATGCCGAAACTAAGGATCTATTTTATCTTTTTCGTGGTTTCCATGTGCGTTTTTCTCTATAGCTATACACAAAGTGAGGCTGAAGATCGGTCATCTCTCGCGGGTACTGCAGGAAAAAAACCTGCCGTTGAGGAGTCCCCATGTACATCTGAAACAAAAGCAGTCGTAAAAGAACGAGAGGAGATTCATAAACAGACGGAGGCAATCGAAGCTAACAGACGCCCGAAACAAATAAATATTACCTCTTCCGAAGACGCCAATAAACAGCAAGAGGAAACCGAAGAAGCGATCATGGAAGAAGCTCTTGAATTACTGAATGGCTCCCAGAATTACTGGGCAAAAGGTGATCTTGAAAGTGCCCTTAATCTGCTGGATCAGGCCTATGCTCTCCTCCTGGACACTGACGGGCATCCTGAGATAGCCCGGCAGAAAGATGATTTACGCCTGTTGATAGCAAAGCAGATTTTAGTCATTTATACCTCCAGACAAACACTCACCAACGGAAAACGTGGAGAGATACCTCTTGTCATGAATGCAGATGTGGAAAAAGAGATACGAAATTTTCAGACCATAGAAAGGGATTTTTTTATCCAATCCTATAAACGTTCAGGACTCTACCGTCCAATTATTCTGAGAGAGTTGAAAAAAGCGGGATTACCCGAAGAACTATCCTGGCTCCCTCTTGTGGAGAGCGGTTTCAAGATTTCTGCCTTCTCGCGTGCAAGGGCCCTTGGTCTGTGGCAGTTCATCTCGTCAACGGGTTATAAATATGGCTTGAACAGAGACGAATGGGTGGATGAACGGATGGATGTGGAAAGCTCAACAAGAGCAGCTATCGCCTATCTTAAGGAACTCCATAACATGTTTGGTGACTGGCTGACCGTTCTGGCGGCATACAATTGCGGGGAGGGTAGGGTACTTAGAGTCATATCAAGTCAACACCTGAATTATCTCGACCGATTCTGGGATCTCTACCACCAGCTCCCAAATGAAACGGCGCGGTATGTTCCCCGTTTTCTCGCCACTCTGCATATCATCAAAGATCCCCAGAAGTACGGTATTGATCTGATAAAAGACGAAGAATTGCCTGTTCCTCCCCCATACGAATGGGTAAAGACATATAAACCGATGCGATTGCAGGATATCGCCCTTCACCTTAACATCTCAGAAGAGTTATTAAACACCCTCAATGCTGAACTGAGGCATAAAATTACCCCCGACCGGGAATATGAGCTGAAAGTCCCCCTGGAGGTAGCGGAAGAATTCGCTCTGGTTGGTGATGAAATTCCCCGCTGGGAGAAACCCGCTCCTGTCTCTGCTTCTATCCGACCAGTTCTGATCAAACATCGTGTAAAACGAAAAGAGACGATTTCTTCTATTGCCCGAAGATACAAAACCTCTGTCAGGGCAATCAGAGCCTATAATCACCTATCATGTCGAGGAATTAGGGTAGGTCAATACTTAAACATACCCATTCGTAGCTATCGCTATGCTAGGATAAAGGCAGACCAACAACCTGAGGTCACTGAGGAGCTCACGAGATATAGGGTGAAAAAGGGTGATACACTTTTATCCCTGGCTAAGCGCTTTGATACCACCGTCTCCAAAATAAAAAAGATAAACCGGCTCAAAGGGAATATGCTCAAATCTGGTCAGATCATAATGGTCGCGTATCAAAAAGGAGAGGGTAACAACAGTGACGAGGGGAAAAAAGCAACGAGGAAAAAACGAAACAGAAGGACTGCCTCTGTAAAGACCGTTGAGAGAACATATACCGTCAAAAAGGGGGATTGCCTGATTAAAATCGCCAGGGAAAATAATGTCGCCCTTGATGAACTTCTTGACCTTAATAACCTTGCCCGTAAAGATACCATTACCCCTGGCCAGATCATCATCGTGAAGTAACTCGTACCAATAGAAGGTAAAATAAGATGCCCTTTCTAAAGATGACATACTATGGCAACACGCTGAATGCATGGCTTTTCGCCCTTATCGTTACCATTGTTATTTTTGCGACCCTGAAGGTCTTGCAAAAAGTTATCATAAAGCACCTGGCCCCTTTTGCTGAAAAGACAGAGACTTTTTTTGACAACCTTGCCATAGACCTCCTTAAGAGTACGAAATTCTTCTTTTTCCTTTTTCTGTCTCTTTATGCAGGTTCACTCACCCTGTCACTGCCGGAAAGGGCAAGTTCTCTTCTTAGAAATGCGACCCTCATTGCTTTCTTTCTCCAGGCGGCAATTTGGGGAAATCATTACCTCTCTTTTTTTCTCAATCGCTATAAAAGTCAAAAGTTAGCATTGGAACAGGGTGCCGCTAGTGTAGCGACAATCGCGGCATTTGGTTTCATGGGTAGACTGTTCCTCTGGACGGTTGTCCTTCTCCTTATCCTCGATAATCTCGGAGTGGACATTACCACCCTGATTGCTGGTCTCGGCATCGGTGGTATTGCTCTGGCACTGGCTGCCCAGAATATCCTCGGAGACCTCTTCGCCTCCCTGTCAATTATGTTGGATAAACCGTTTGCAATCGGGGATTTTATCATTGTAGATGAATATATGGGAAGCATCGAACAGATAGGTCTTAAAACCACACGCATCCGTAGTCTTTCCGGTGAGCAGCTCATCTTTTCCAATGCCGATCTTCTCAAGAGTCGCATCAGAAACTACAAACGGATGTATGAACGTCGTGTAATTTTCTCTATCGGGGTCATCTACCAGACATCTTATGACAAACTCAAAATCATCCTTGGTATAATCCGGGAGATTATCGAAGCCCAGGAGCAGACACGATTCGATCGGGCTCATTTCAAGGAGTTCGGAAACTCATCATTAAATTTCGAGATCGTCTACTGGGTTAAGAACCCGGATTACAATGTTTACATGGATCTCCATCAGGCCATCAACATGGAAATCTTTCGCCGTTTTGAAGAGGAAGGGATCGTCTTTGCCTATCCCACACAGACTCTGTATTTGAATAAGGAAGAATCAACTGAATGAGGAGGGGGGCACTTTGGTACAGGCCCCGCATCACCGGCGGGGGAGGGAGCCTAACTTTTTCCCCAGTTTACTGTCTTTCAATATAAAAAGTAGTTCTCTTTCTTTGTTTTCCACGCACTTTGCCTCGTCTTCCCCGGTATCTTCATGATTGTACCCTAAAAGATGAAGTATACCATGAATCATGAGAAAATCCAGTTCATCATCCAATTCGGCAGCAGCTTCCCGGGCATCTCTAAGGGCTGTCTCTACTGAAATAACAATGTCACCAAGGATATGGGGATTAATGTCACCAAATTCACCCTCCGACATGGAGAACGAGATCACATTGGTGGGGCAGTCCCTGTTCAGAAAACGCCTGTTTATATCCCTGATGCCCTCGTCATCGACAAACAGTAAACTGATCTCTTTATCTTCACAATTGAGCGTTTTCAGGATTTTATTTAGTACCCGCCGCACCCGCCGGAGGTCTATCTTTATTCTTCTCTGCCGATTTTCGATCAATATTGCCATTGTTTAATTTCCTGCTGCCATTGTCACGGATGATCGAGTCAGGATAATCGATACGGTGATGGAAAATACCGTTGAGGATTCTCGCGAAGGTTTCGGCGATTTTGTTTAAGTCACGCAGGGTCAATTCACACTCATCAAGCTGACCATCCATAAAGATTCTTTCTATTCTTTCCCTGACGAGATGATTGATTCGCGAAGGAGCAGGATTTGACAGAGTTCGTGACGAGGCTTCCACAACATCACCCAGCAAAACAAGTCCCGCTTCCTTGGTTTGAGGCTTCGGCCCCGGGTATTGAAAATCGCTTTCTGACAGCGACCTGATAGAGGGGTCCCTGTCCTTTTTGGCCTTATCGTAAAAGTAATTGACGAGACTGGTTCCATGATGTTGTTTAATAATGTTTATAATTTCCGGTCCCAGCTTGATCTTATTTGCCAGTTCGCAGCCGTCTTTGACATGGGAAATAATCACGAGACTGCTCATTTTGGGTGACAGTTTGTCATGTTTATTCTCCCCGCTCTGCTGATTTTCAATAAAATACTGAGGTTTTTTCATTTTTCCAATGTCGTGATAGAAAGCGCTGACCTTAGCCATAAGGGAGTTAGCTCCGATGGCATCGGCTGCTGCCTCCACCATGGATGCTACAATAATACTGTGGTGATAGGTACCCGGAGCCTCCATAATCATCCGCTGGAATACAGGACGATTAAGATTGGCAAGTTCCAGGAGCTTGATATCTGTCGTGTAGGGAAAAAGGGCTTCAAAAAGGGGGGTGATGCCAGCGACGATAATTCCGGCAACGATTCCTCCTGGGATACCCATGAAGAGCTTGATTATCGTATCCATGGAGGCAATACTACCGGAAAGGAGAGAGAGGAAGACAATAGTCATACCATTTATGGCGCCTAAAAAAAGACCTGTCCGGAAAAAAGCCGAGCGTTGCCTGTAAGCTACAACATGATAAGATACCGCAACGCTTCCAAAGAAGGAGAAGAGGAACATAGTCATCTTACCATCAAAGAGGAAGGTAATAAGAAAAGACAAAAAGACCGAAAAAATAAAAGCAATGTTCCTGTTCATAAAAATACCAACCAGCATGGCGCCGACGGCAAAAGGAATGACAAAGAAACATGCCTCTGTAGGTAAAAAGGGAAACGCCCGGTTAATGGCTTCTGAAATGAAAATTCCAGCTCTTACCAGGAGAACCTGAAGAAGAGCGGTAGCGCTTAAAAATAATATATCTACTTTTATTTTTTTTAGCCAGTTTCTGGCTAAATGGAAGAAAATGATGGTCAGAAAGATGATCGTAAGGAAGATACCCAAAAAAATAGAGAGACTCGAAAGTCTCCTTTCTCCTTCTATCTTATAAAATGCCTCGAGCTTGTCCAGGTCGGTACGGCTGATCTTCTCTCCCTCGCGCACAATCATTTCATTCTTTTGTACCTGAAAGTAAACAGGTTTTACACCTGCCATGGTGATCTGTTTTCTTTTTTCGGTAGCGTCTCTATTAAAAGTAAGGTTTGGCTGGATCAGTCTTTTAGCCAGGGAAACGGCAACCTTCTTAATCTCCTCCTGATCACGGCCGAGAATGGTCTTTGCCCTTTTCCGTAAGATAGTCTCAACGTCCTCTAGATGCCAGATTTTTGCAGGTCCTCTTCCCTCCCATGTCTCTAAAAGACCTTCTCCGCCCTTTTCCTTCCTTATGTGGAGAAACGGTACTTCTTCCAGCAAAACACTTATTTCATTTTGCGTTCTCACGTCCCTGATGATGATCCCCCTGTCTATATCATATCTTGGAAAGGTTGCATCGGTGATCAATCCAGTGTCATAAACGGCGGTAATCAGTTTAGAGGTTTTACTTGCAACCTCGGGGGAAAACATGTATTTTCGGAGAATATTAAATTCGTCGTCCGTAAGCGTTATTCCCAATGCCTTCTCAAAATCTTTCCTTGTCTGTCTTGAGAGTTCCTGTCCACCGACCTGAGATGTGACGTCAATTAATTTATCCTTGCCATGGTATGCTTTTCCTATCAGTGAAAAAGCATTATTCAGGTTTGCCGTCAACTGGGAAGCGGTATCGCTGTCGTAGTCATAGAGCGACATGGTACCTTTGAGAGTTTCCATCCTTTTCTGGTCTGTAGAGACCCGGTCTTCAACGAGAAAATCACGATCGGCCTTTATGTCTTTAGAGACAATTGAGCCGACTTTATAATGGGGGTGAATAAAGTGAATATGGGGTGTGAGTAGCAAGGATAAAATAAAGCTCAAACAAATACCGATGCCCCACCTTTGAAAAACAGTGTTTCTGGCAAATTCAGGAACAATGTTAATTCGATTCGCTGTTCTTTTAAAGATATTTAAAATGTTGTTTGTGATGATAACAATAAAATTCATTATGATTCCCGATATGATTCCCGATTTATATTTTTTCCCTTTCCCCGCTCCAGATGATTATAAGCCCTTATCACATCCTGGACAAGGTGATGTCTTACCACATCAATCTCCGAGAAATAGACAAACCTGATTCCCTCTATTTTCTTCAGAATTTTTTCCACTTCAATGAGGCCGGATATTCTATCAGACGGGAGATCAATCTGGGTAACATCACCCGTGATGACGGCCTTTGAACCAAATCCAAGCCTCGTCAGAAACATCTTCATCTGTTCTGAAGTTGTATTTTGGGCCTCATCAAGGATAACGAAAGAATCATTCAAAGTCCGTCCCCGCATAAAGGCAAGGGGGGCAACCTCGATG is a genomic window of Syntrophales bacterium containing:
- a CDS encoding radical SAM protein; amino-acid sequence: MDMDTLNRENGKLAGLSFEIGPIRPPSEGGSYSLLIRVTRNCPWNQCAFCYGRPYDHEKFQMRSVDDVKTDIDTAGLICDEIKNVSWELGYAGDISAPVGTTLLRRMPQLGNSHSFINVFNWLLSGARTAFLQDADSPIIPTPRLVEIIKYLRERFPTLERVTSYARAKTIFKKKGKDLKDLSHAGLARLHIGLETGDDELLAKVKKGVTAEEHIVAGRKVMEAGIELSEYIMPGLGGKAMSRQHAESTARILNAINPDFIRSRPFTPLPGTPLFDAYMNNKLELLSPHECLEEMKILIAGLDVTSRICFDHFRNPAYLNATGQLTHLLKQDYDGYKLPEEKGALLELIEKGLRISEEKFLQTEDYIHLGSL
- a CDS encoding hemolysin family protein gives rise to the protein MIQSILEFRDTIVREVMIPRTEIVAIRSNATIEEILDLIIKYGHTRMPVYSGNVDNIVGILNVKDLLKFWSKPVTEGDIISCLRNPYYIPETKNIHLLLHELKQKKYHMAIVIDEYGGTSGLVTLEDLIEEIVGEIHDEHDLEEGGFVELADGYTLVDGRMEIEKIEDYFDVEFLEGKFETLGGLILSMIKKIPVAGEMIYIDNFEMIIESADERSIKKVKIGRVNSEQGQDRKSEQ
- the lnt gene encoding apolipoprotein N-acyltransferase; the protein is MSGERGINKNAFVLAAASGILLFLSFPKFGMGIFAWVALVPLLYALKGKHPSEGLAIGFIAGLVSYIGIIYWVTFVVVHYGYLPYYVGISAMVLLAAYLSLYIALFAAGVIYFKERGIPPILVAPLLWTCLEYGKSHLLTGFPWENLAYSQYLCGPMIQVADITGIYGITFLIVLINVVFYDLLSYRRSAIGSQGSGKRLLVEVTAGCALVLICYFYGVLRIEEIRKDLREAEAMEVALIQGNIDQSIKWNPRYQDETLNVYKLLSLQMSPSGSGLIVWPETAVPFYFQDMDDLHRKVTDVAKVPADWLLFGSPSYQREEGKLSSFNSAFLLSPEGKILGRYDKVHLVPFGEYVPLKKLFPFIGKLVVGVGDFGAGKGFYPLSMDSRKVGVLICYEGIFPEASRTYKKRGADLLVNITNDAWFGRTSAPFQHLSMTAFRAVENRLYVVRAANTGISAIIDPTGEFISQTGLFKRSALRGMVKFIDKQTFYTIYGDVFVYTCLIFLSVIFLTSLKRRRQYA
- the prfB gene encoding peptide chain release factor 2 (programmed frameshift), whose amino-acid sequence is MLELTEAIADLKKRIERLGNCLDITGKELQIKEMEKCSLKEDFWTDPEKASEILKEKNRLTTIVANWKRQKSALNDLEMLFEMAREENDEETLNDIGRDLDKLRLFVSDEELRMMLGSEQDHMNAIMTIHAGAGGTEAQDWAAMLLRMYLRWAEKKGFSTTIIDYQPGEEAGVKSVSLTLEGTYAYGYARAEIGIHRLVRVSPFDAGARRHTSFASVFVYPEVDDKIVIEIDENDLRIDTYRSTGAGGQHVNKTDSAVRITHLPTGIVVQCQNERSQHKNKAMAMKFLRSRLYELKLREQSEKLHELNKSKKEIAWGSQIRSYVLHPYRKVKDHRTNLEVGNVGRVLDGDIDDFIEAYLLQ
- a CDS encoding LysM peptidoglycan-binding domain-containing protein, which codes for MPKLRIYFIFFVVSMCVFLYSYTQSEAEDRSSLAGTAGKKPAVEESPCTSETKAVVKEREEIHKQTEAIEANRRPKQINITSSEDANKQQEETEEAIMEEALELLNGSQNYWAKGDLESALNLLDQAYALLLDTDGHPEIARQKDDLRLLIAKQILVIYTSRQTLTNGKRGEIPLVMNADVEKEIRNFQTIERDFFIQSYKRSGLYRPIILRELKKAGLPEELSWLPLVESGFKISAFSRARALGLWQFISSTGYKYGLNRDEWVDERMDVESSTRAAIAYLKELHNMFGDWLTVLAAYNCGEGRVLRVISSQHLNYLDRFWDLYHQLPNETARYVPRFLATLHIIKDPQKYGIDLIKDEELPVPPPYEWVKTYKPMRLQDIALHLNISEELLNTLNAELRHKITPDREYELKVPLEVAEEFALVGDEIPRWEKPAPVSASIRPVLIKHRVKRKETISSIARRYKTSVRAIRAYNHLSCRGIRVGQYLNIPIRSYRYARIKADQQPEVTEELTRYRVKKGDTLLSLAKRFDTTVSKIKKINRLKGNMLKSGQIIMVAYQKGEGNNSDEGKKATRKKRNRRTASVKTVERTYTVKKGDCLIKIARENNVALDELLDLNNLARKDTITPGQIIIVK
- a CDS encoding mechanosensitive ion channel family protein is translated as MPFLKMTYYGNTLNAWLFALIVTIVIFATLKVLQKVIIKHLAPFAEKTETFFDNLAIDLLKSTKFFFFLFLSLYAGSLTLSLPERASSLLRNATLIAFFLQAAIWGNHYLSFFLNRYKSQKLALEQGAASVATIAAFGFMGRLFLWTVVLLLILDNLGVDITTLIAGLGIGGIALALAAQNILGDLFASLSIMLDKPFAIGDFIIVDEYMGSIEQIGLKTTRIRSLSGEQLIFSNADLLKSRIRNYKRMYERRVIFSIGVIYQTSYDKLKIILGIIREIIEAQEQTRFDRAHFKEFGNSSLNFEIVYWVKNPDYNVYMDLHQAINMEIFRRFEEEGIVFAYPTQTLYLNKEESTE
- the ybeY gene encoding rRNA maturation RNase YbeY, encoding MAILIENRQRRIKIDLRRVRRVLNKILKTLNCEDKEISLLFVDDEGIRDINRRFLNRDCPTNVISFSMSEGEFGDINPHILGDIVISVETALRDAREAAAELDDELDFLMIHGILHLLGYNHEDTGEDEAKCVENKERELLFILKDSKLGKKLGSLPRR
- a CDS encoding HDIG domain-containing protein; translation: MNFIVIITNNILNIFKRTANRINIVPEFARNTVFQRWGIGICLSFILSLLLTPHIHFIHPHYKVGSIVSKDIKADRDFLVEDRVSTDQKRMETLKGTMSLYDYDSDTASQLTANLNNAFSLIGKAYHGKDKLIDVTSQVGGQELSRQTRKDFEKALGITLTDDEFNILRKYMFSPEVASKTSKLITAVYDTGLITDATFPRYDIDRGIIIRDVRTQNEISVLLEEVPFLHIRKEKGGEGLLETWEGRGPAKIWHLEDVETILRKRAKTILGRDQEEIKKVAVSLAKRLIQPNLTFNRDATEKRKQITMAGVKPVYFQVQKNEMIVREGEKISRTDLDKLEAFYKIEGERRLSSLSIFLGIFLTIIFLTIIFFHLARNWLKKIKVDILFLSATALLQVLLVRAGIFISEAINRAFPFLPTEACFFVIPFAVGAMLVGIFMNRNIAFIFSVFLSFLITFLFDGKMTMFLFSFFGSVAVSYHVVAYRQRSAFFRTGLFLGAINGMTIVFLSLLSGSIASMDTIIKLFMGIPGGIVAGIIVAGITPLFEALFPYTTDIKLLELANLNRPVFQRMIMEAPGTYHHSIIVASMVEAAADAIGANSLMAKVSAFYHDIGKMKKPQYFIENQQSGENKHDKLSPKMSSLVIISHVKDGCELANKIKLGPEIINIIKQHHGTSLVNYFYDKAKKDRDPSIRSLSESDFQYPGPKPQTKEAGLVLLGDVVEASSRTLSNPAPSRINHLVRERIERIFMDGQLDECELTLRDLNKIAETFARILNGIFHHRIDYPDSIIRDNGSRKLNNGNIDRKSAEKNKDRPPAGAAGTK